From one Culex quinquefasciatus strain JHB chromosome 3, VPISU_Cqui_1.0_pri_paternal, whole genome shotgun sequence genomic stretch:
- the LOC6030835 gene encoding LETM1 domain-containing protein 1 — protein sequence MSLTMLRTICRQQNLRQAPALVCSRFCHGQVPKGDGDGGGGDKQQPNAKEKLAVKYSRENVKRNVQGYVFSRFFDYVKNYDKVLEKQFPSAMHVYRVFLVGVKEFFNDMKKLVKITKIVYSHDNDLRCLTRKEIELYYQMPRDMKKVAPVLLVSALPFANYVVFPLAYMYPRTFLTSHFWSIQQKGDFAQQELKQRLQYNRRVFRCMQAKLDSMRKTKDPQFDKCSYILGLLGSGLHPTSAEILDVKDLFTRAPFGLRHLSSVHLKYLCRLHDLRPGLMRRYRLSERAYVVHHMDLAIKREGGVHNMPIESLKHACFLRGLNATNLSAESMIAWLNEWVEVSLIINQDNISLFLHLPILLSYNHPNNWILKG from the exons ATGTCCCTAACCATGCTGCGGACCATCTGCCGGCAGCAGAACCTGAGACAGGCGCCGGCACTCGTGTGCAGCCGGTTTTGCCACGGGCAGGTTCCGAAGGGTGACGGCGACGGCGGCGG CGGCGACAAACAGCAGCCGAATGCGAAGGAGAAACTTGCGGTCAAGTACAGCCGGGAGAATGTTAAGCGGAACGTACAGGGATACGTGTTTTCCCGGTTCTTTGACTATGTTAAGAACTATGATAAGGTGTTGGAGAAGCAGTTTCCCTCGGCCATGCACGTGTACCGGGTGTTTCTGGTCGGGGTGAAGGAATTCTTCAACGATATGAAAAAGCTAGTCAAAATAACAAAGATTGTCTACTCCCACGACAACGATCTGCGCTGTTTGACGCGGAAGGAGATCGAACTTTACTACCAAATGCCGCGAGACATGAAGAAGGTGGCGCCGGTGCTGCTTGTTTCGGCGCTTCCGTTTGCCAATTATGTGGTGTTTCCACTGGC TTACATGTATCCTCGAACATTTCTGACGTCCCACTTTTGGTCGATCCAGCAAAAGGGAGATTTCGCCCAGCAGGAACTCAAGCAAAGGCTGCAATACAATCGGCGCGTATTTCGCTGCATGCAGGCAAAACTGGACTCGATGCGGAAGACGAAAGATCCGCAGTTTGATAAGTGCAGCTACATTCTCGGTCTGCTGGGCAGCGGCCTGCACCCGACCTCGGCCGAAATCCTCGACGTCAAGGACCTGTTCACCAGAGCTCCCTTCGGCCTCCGACATCTTTCATCCGTACATCTAAAATATCTCTGCCGGTTGCACGACCTACGGCCGGGTCTTATGCGCCGGTATCGTCTGTCGGAGCGGGCGTACGTCGTGCATCACATGGATTTGGCCATCAAGCGCGAGGGTGGCGTTCACAACATGCCAATCGAGTCCCTGAAGCACGCTTGCTTCCTTCGCGGGCTGAACGCGACCAATTTGAGCGCCGAAAGTATGATCGCGTGGTTGAACGAGTGGGTGGAAGTGTCCTTAATCATCAACCAAGACAACATCAGTCTCTTTCTccatctgccgatcctgctttCCTACAATCACCCCAACAATTGGATTCTAAAGGGGTGA